The following coding sequences lie in one Panicum virgatum strain AP13 chromosome 6N, P.virgatum_v5, whole genome shotgun sequence genomic window:
- the LOC120679913 gene encoding probable transcription factor KAN2 isoform X2 gives MELFPSQPDLSLQIGLPTSATAHDHPHHHAAALSARFFAAAAGGGGNPAAMPPSLQLPMPVPLPMPVQLPMPPSAAAAGAAGLYYHPDAAATVLRPIRGVPLYQHPHTHAVPPTFPPHAAAAAGPCFCEPCHVAAGAWRRAGCGGGARVAGFPPAKRAARAPRMRWTSTLHARFVHAVELLGGHDRATPKSVLELMDVKDLTLAHVKSHLQMYRTVKNTERPATSSDQADGFENGSAGEICDDNSLDLHGHGGGGGRLESAAAARHGREDWTGFPSESNTGSMHSLKEQMQSKSLEILSDLNSCVSETTSSTSELNLEFTLGRPQNRPN, from the exons ATGGAGCTCTTCCCTTCCCAGCCGGATCTCTCGCTCCAGATCGGCCTCCCCACCAGCGCCACGGCCCACGACCACccccaccaccacgccgccgccctcagCGCCAGGTTCttcgccgcagccgccggcggcggcggcaacccgGCGGCCATGCCTCCGTCGCTGCAGCTGCCCATGCCCGTGCCGCTGCCGATGCCGGTGCAGCTGCCCATgccccccagcgccgccgctgccggcgcggcgggcctGTACTAccaccccgacgccgccgccaccgtgctGCGGCCCATCCGCGGCGTGCCGCTGTACCAGCACCCGCACACGCACGCGGTGCCGCCGACGTTCCCGCCgcacgcggcggcagcggcggggccgTGCTTCTGCGAGCCCTGCCACGTCGCCGCGGGCGCCTGGCGCCGCGCcgggtgtggcggcggcgcgcgcgtcgcCGGCTTCCCGCCGGCCAAGCGGGCCGCGAGGGCTCCGCGCATGCGCTGGACGTccacgctccacgcgcgcttCGTCCACGCCGTCGAGCTCCTCGGCGGCCACGACA GGGCAACGCCAAAGTCAGTTCTTGAGCTCATGGACGTGAAGGATCTCACCCTGGCTCATGTCAAGTCTCACTTGCAG ATGTACAGGACGGTGAAGAACACCGAAAGGCCGGCAACTTCGTCAG ATCAAGCTGATGGGTTCGAGAACGGGTCGGCCGGCGAGATCTGCGACGACAACTCGCTCGACCtgcacggccacggcggcggcggcggcaggctggagtcggcggccgcggcccggCATGGAAG GGAGGACTGGACCGGCTTCCCAAGCGAGTCCAACACTGGGAGCATGCATTCTCTCAAG GAGCAGATGCAGTCCAAGAGCCTGGAGATCCTCTCGGACTTGAACTCCTGCGTCTCGGAGACGACGTCCAGCACCAGCGAGCTCAACCTCGAGTTCACCCTGGGGCGGCCGCAGAACCGGCCAAACTGA
- the LOC120679913 gene encoding probable transcription factor RL9 isoform X1: MELFPSQPDLSLQIGLPTSATAHDHPHHHAAALSARFFAAAAGGGGNPAAMPPSLQLPMPVPLPMPVQLPMPPSAAAAGAAGLYYHPDAAATVLRPIRGVPLYQHPHTHAVPPTFPPHAAAAAGPCFCEPCHVAAGAWRRAGCGGGARVAGFPPAKRAARAPRMRWTSTLHARFVHAVELLGGHDRATPKSVLELMDVKDLTLAHVKSHLQMYRTVKNTERPATSSDQADGFENGSAGEICDDNSLDLHGHGGGGGRLESAAAARHGRLAACNDHGSSTGAHGALWNSSSREDWTGFPSESNTGSMHSLKEQMQSKSLEILSDLNSCVSETTSSTSELNLEFTLGRPQNRPN, encoded by the exons ATGGAGCTCTTCCCTTCCCAGCCGGATCTCTCGCTCCAGATCGGCCTCCCCACCAGCGCCACGGCCCACGACCACccccaccaccacgccgccgccctcagCGCCAGGTTCttcgccgcagccgccggcggcggcggcaacccgGCGGCCATGCCTCCGTCGCTGCAGCTGCCCATGCCCGTGCCGCTGCCGATGCCGGTGCAGCTGCCCATgccccccagcgccgccgctgccggcgcggcgggcctGTACTAccaccccgacgccgccgccaccgtgctGCGGCCCATCCGCGGCGTGCCGCTGTACCAGCACCCGCACACGCACGCGGTGCCGCCGACGTTCCCGCCgcacgcggcggcagcggcggggccgTGCTTCTGCGAGCCCTGCCACGTCGCCGCGGGCGCCTGGCGCCGCGCcgggtgtggcggcggcgcgcgcgtcgcCGGCTTCCCGCCGGCCAAGCGGGCCGCGAGGGCTCCGCGCATGCGCTGGACGTccacgctccacgcgcgcttCGTCCACGCCGTCGAGCTCCTCGGCGGCCACGACA GGGCAACGCCAAAGTCAGTTCTTGAGCTCATGGACGTGAAGGATCTCACCCTGGCTCATGTCAAGTCTCACTTGCAG ATGTACAGGACGGTGAAGAACACCGAAAGGCCGGCAACTTCGTCAG ATCAAGCTGATGGGTTCGAGAACGGGTCGGCCGGCGAGATCTGCGACGACAACTCGCTCGACCtgcacggccacggcggcggcggcggcaggctggagtcggcggccgcggcccggCATGGAAGGTTAGCTGCCTGTAACGATCATGGGAGCAGCACCGGTGCTCATGGTGCCCTCTGGAATAGCTCCTCAAG GGAGGACTGGACCGGCTTCCCAAGCGAGTCCAACACTGGGAGCATGCATTCTCTCAAG GAGCAGATGCAGTCCAAGAGCCTGGAGATCCTCTCGGACTTGAACTCCTGCGTCTCGGAGACGACGTCCAGCACCAGCGAGCTCAACCTCGAGTTCACCCTGGGGCGGCCGCAGAACCGGCCAAACTGA